The genomic region TGCGATTCCGAACCCGATAGGCAGAACGGCTTAAATCAGCTAGTAGTAACTCAGTCTCAGAAGCTAACAAATCCCAATCCTCTTTATACGTTAACTCCATAAATTTTTCTTCCGTGACCGCGAAGTTTGCCCCAGGAAAACCATAAATACTAAAAGTTTGCGGAGACCAATAGATGGTTCTGGTTTGGAGATCCCAACTCCAAATTCCCATCTTTGCTGCGTCAAGGGCCATCACAAGCCTTGATTCAGATTCTTTTAAAGCGATACTTGCCTCCATTTGTTTGGTGCGGTTGATCATAGCACCAAGCATCCTATAGGCAACTCCATCATTATCGAATAAAAATCTCCCATTATCTTCAATATAAACGTAGTGATCTGATTTAGTTTTATAACGATATTCGGCCGAAAAATTTTCTTGGTTTTCTAACGAATCTTGAAACAACTTTAAAGTAGTTTCTCTATCCTCAGGATGAATGGAATCAAGCCACTCCAAAAAACCTACTTTTTGAAATTCATCAGCCGAGTATCCTGTGATTTCTTGAATCGCCCCACCCCAAAGGTTCTCTCCCGTTCGAATGTCCATATCATAAACCATACTTAACGAAAGTTCGGTGATCATACGATATTTTGATTCGTTATATTCTAATGTTTTTTGTTTTAAAACATTTTCCGTAATATCAGTAATGAGGAAAACAAGGAAGGATACCTCCCCCTGTTTATTGAATACGGGAGATCCGTTGATGGATAAGTATTTTTTATTACCTAATGAATCCTCAATGGCATGGCGAATGTCCGTTACAGGTTTTTTTGTTTTCAGAACAATATCAAATGGCCGATCCTCATCTTTCCAAAAATCCCCATCCAGAGAAGTATTTCTCCAAGCAGGGGAATCATAAGTTCTAGAAAGGATATCGTTTAGTTTGACACCGAGAACTGACTCAGAAGCAGGATTGGCATAACGAACCTGCCCAGAAGGATTGAGAATCATCATGGCAGTCGAGCTGACATTCATGATGGTTGTCAATAGTTCGGTTTCGACAAATGTTTCGTCTGCAGAGAGACGACTGACTGGTTTATCGTCTCCCTGTCCTTCTCCTTTTGAAAACGGGGAATTCACCTTTATGTAGACTTATTTTTTCAAAGAATCCAATTTTCCTGCTTCGATTTTTTGGTAAACGGGCAGGATGAAAAACAAAAACCGATCCAAGATTTGAATGAAGCGAAACAAAAAGGATGGATACACTTCTTTTGCATCGGAAAGAATTCCACGAACCACTTTTTTTGCCACGGTTTCTGGCGATTGGCTTGGGAAGGGAACTGGAACTTTGTTTCCAGCAGCATCAAAGAACTTTGTTCTCGTTGCAATTGGATACACAACCATCGCGCGATTTCCTGGTTTTAATTCATAACGGAAGGCATCGATAAAAGAACGAACCGCTGCTTTTGTGGAAGAATACTGAGCATACCCAGGCAAAGGCAAATGACTCATAGCAGAAGCCGTCACAATAAACAAAAATGGATCTTTTCTTGTATGATTGAGTGTGATCAATGTATACAGAGGTGAAAATACATTCGTACGATAGATATTATCAATTCTGTCCCAGTCTGGATTTTTGATCACCTCGTAATAAGCAAAACCAGCATTGGCATAAAATATATCAATTCCACCTAATTTTTTATCAGCATCTTTTAATAATTTATCCAGATTTTCTTTTTTGGATACGTCGCATTTATAAGGGATTACGTTCGGATGTACGAGAATGTTTTTTTCATTCAAATCACATGCGAGAATTTTTACACCCTCGTGCTTTAACAATTGCAATACGGTTTCTTTTCCGATTCCAGATCCTGCACCAGTAATCACGACTTTTTTATTTTTTAGTTCCATATGGCTGAAACCTAAACTAGAGAGATTCAGAATAAAGTTCTTTTTAATAAGACATCTAACTTTTTTAGAACATTTCTATAAAAAATCTTTACTAAGCATTTTTCGGCTTTAGATTTTGTTTTCCTTGGAGAATCTGAATGAGTAGCTTTTTTGATCGTGTTTTCAAATTCTTCTATAAATATATTTCTTATAGTTTTGCGATTGTATTTTTCTCACTTTTAGGGGCCTTTTTCGGAGCCTTTTACGCTTATTTTTTTGGTTCGGCCCTAATTCCTGATTTTACTGCTGCCAACCATCCGGAAGTCGTTTTTGTTTTTGTTATTACCACTTTACTTGCGGCCATTGGACATAGTATTGAATTTGGAATCCTTGCCCCTTTCGGATATCTAGGTTTTCTATCCGAAACAAAAAAATTAAATACAGCCCTAAAACCTAACGAAACCATTCGCCATAAAGATATTTTCGAACTTGAAGCCGTTCTGAGAGCAATCATTGATTTTCCCAAAGAAAACATGTTTGCAGCTATAAGATATGCATCCTTTGTTTTTATTTCCGTATCCATTACTCATACCATCTACAAACACCCCTATTACGAACTTGCTCTCATCTTTATCGGTTGGCTTGCGGCCGTTTTTGTTTATGGAGGATTTTCTTATATTATCTCAGATTACTTCACTGGTGCCAAACGGGTGGAAATCAAAAAGATCTTAGCATATAGAGATGTTACCATTCACAAAAATTATGGGATCATGAGCCTTAAGGGTAAATTTATATTTTTACTCATCCTCATTTTACTCTCTCTCAGTGTCCTTGCTGTATTTATATCCTTTGAAAATGCAAGTTTGGTAAAAATTGCGGCCTTCATTACGATGACTTTTTTTGAAGCCGTCATCTTGATTTTTATGTTTTTCCAATCCATCAACCTAACCTTGGAACAAATTAATGAATCCGCAAATAGTTTGGCC from Leptospira brenneri harbors:
- a CDS encoding SDR family NAD(P)-dependent oxidoreductase, which translates into the protein MELKNKKVVITGAGSGIGKETVLQLLKHEGVKILACDLNEKNILVHPNVIPYKCDVSKKENLDKLLKDADKKLGGIDIFYANAGFAYYEVIKNPDWDRIDNIYRTNVFSPLYTLITLNHTRKDPFLFIVTASAMSHLPLPGYAQYSSTKAAVRSFIDAFRYELKPGNRAMVVYPIATRTKFFDAAGNKVPVPFPSQSPETVAKKVVRGILSDAKEVYPSFLFRFIQILDRFLFFILPVYQKIEAGKLDSLKK